The proteins below are encoded in one region of Deinococcus sp. KNUC1210:
- a CDS encoding helix-turn-helix transcriptional regulator has translation MKRPSSSKLKELRLAKKLTYQHLSVVTDIDRRTLSEWEKTPSPYYNGIVLTKLADFYGVTTDSLLEEMTDDEVAAVPKPGRPRNPDLGITLPEPEQVPA, from the coding sequence ATGAAACGCCCGTCCAGTTCAAAACTCAAAGAACTGCGGCTTGCCAAGAAGCTGACCTACCAGCACCTGTCCGTCGTCACTGATATTGACCGCCGGACACTCAGTGAATGGGAGAAGACACCGAGCCCGTACTACAACGGGATCGTCCTGACGAAGCTGGCGGACTTTTATGGTGTCACCACCGATTCCCTGCTGGAGGAAATGACGGACGACGAGGTGGCTGCGGTGCCGAAGCCTGGACGACCCCGCAATCCAGATCTCGGAATTACCCTGCCTGAGCCTGAGCAGGTGCCCGCATGA
- a CDS encoding Rha family transcriptional regulator, which produces MSPEIKLQFQENQAFADSRELAAALGNQHKNVVTLIGDYHDEFKSLGILAFETEVINGRGQPAKYALLNEDQCYFLLTLVRNSEMVVKLKLRLVQLFKLAREQLQQVSPIQTLPTDPLELLALSLQSLQQQRGQIQALQTGMHAVEQRLDNTPIRMDSVMASRISQLCKELGAVHPKQWPGAYRAFKEAMGQDGVPLARYDSLPMRRFAEAERWLTLQIQSFAAERPLLEHWDRQ; this is translated from the coding sequence GTGTCCCCAGAAATCAAGCTGCAGTTCCAGGAGAATCAGGCATTCGCTGACAGCCGTGAACTGGCGGCGGCGCTCGGCAATCAACACAAGAACGTGGTGACTCTGATCGGGGACTACCACGATGAGTTCAAGAGCCTGGGAATACTCGCGTTTGAAACGGAAGTAATCAACGGACGCGGCCAGCCCGCCAAATACGCCCTGCTCAACGAAGACCAGTGTTACTTCCTGCTGACCCTCGTGCGGAATTCCGAGATGGTCGTGAAATTGAAGCTCCGACTGGTGCAACTGTTCAAGTTGGCCCGTGAACAACTCCAGCAGGTATCCCCGATTCAGACACTCCCGACCGATCCGTTGGAGCTGCTGGCGCTGAGCCTCCAGAGTCTTCAGCAGCAGCGCGGGCAGATCCAGGCCTTACAGACGGGCATGCACGCGGTCGAGCAGCGGCTGGACAACACCCCGATCCGCATGGATTCGGTCATGGCCTCACGCATCAGTCAGTTGTGCAAGGAGCTGGGCGCGGTGCATCCCAAGCAGTGGCCTGGTGCCTACCGGGCCTTCAAAGAGGCCATGGGGCAGGACGGCGTGCCGCTGGCCCGGTATGACAGCCTGCCGATGCGCCGCTTTGCCGAGGCCGAGCGCTGGCTGACGCTCCAGATCCAGAGCTTCGCCGCCGAGCGTCCCCTGCTCGAACACTGGGACCGGCAATGA
- a CDS encoding HNH endonuclease produces the protein MNEGIAVAFPGDGTAVFEGQRGDMVTFRATSHPDVFTLFGTPDPSMTTSLIRCSCCNTWHREAVAAVNLFFCEECARSITTAFHKNHLSDQYEPPTTPPLRPKIPDDVRQAVYERDGFQCRYCGADKYLVLDHVIPVVQKGAHDASNLVAACGTCNLKKGGRTPEEAGMPLLPLQVTA, from the coding sequence GTGAACGAAGGAATTGCAGTTGCCTTCCCTGGAGATGGGACGGCTGTATTTGAAGGACAGCGCGGCGATATGGTCACCTTCCGAGCGACATCACACCCAGACGTCTTCACGTTGTTTGGAACACCCGATCCGAGCATGACAACGAGCTTGATTCGCTGCAGCTGCTGCAACACCTGGCATCGTGAAGCTGTGGCCGCCGTCAACCTCTTCTTCTGCGAAGAGTGCGCTCGCAGCATCACCACGGCGTTCCACAAGAATCACCTTTCGGATCAGTACGAACCACCGACAACTCCACCGCTTCGGCCTAAGATCCCAGATGATGTCCGCCAAGCTGTCTATGAGCGTGACGGCTTCCAGTGCAGATACTGCGGCGCAGACAAATATCTAGTGCTCGATCACGTCATCCCTGTCGTTCAGAAGGGCGCACATGACGCCTCCAACCTCGTCGCTGCCTGTGGCACCTGTAACCTCAAGAAAGGTGGCCGCACGCCGGAAGAAGCAGGCATGCCACTCTTACCTCTTCAGGTGACGGCATGA
- the xerC gene encoding tyrosine recombinase XerC: MSTSLELMVHQLDRHGRAERLGRLEPDELRRRGVTAARDRDEEALWALIEAYLVLRGARGGRVSPYTLRNYRAGLRMLLAWVETSGMSLLHPKPNEGAAYVRSMENGKLKPASVKVRLAAARALFAALRWTGATDAAPFTDIRAAADRVPKHQKRKPYPESDLQALLEKAGPQEQVIVLLGAHAGLRVSEMTSLQRSDVHLDDRNGPWLTVTGKGDKRQDVPLSRSTAAALERWIRMTPQLKGRVLSFTNSSSVERTLQAVCIAAGVTYSRRQVHGLRHSAGTRVYQETSDLLAVRDHLRHRDITSSEVYVDYARADKPSITKDW, encoded by the coding sequence ATGTCCACCAGTCTGGAACTCATGGTTCATCAGCTCGACCGTCACGGCCGCGCCGAGCGCCTCGGACGTCTGGAACCGGACGAGCTTCGCCGCCGGGGTGTCACCGCTGCCCGTGACCGTGATGAGGAGGCGCTGTGGGCTCTGATCGAGGCGTACCTGGTGTTGCGTGGGGCGCGGGGCGGGCGGGTCAGTCCGTACACCCTGCGGAACTACCGCGCCGGACTGCGGATGTTGCTCGCATGGGTCGAAACGTCCGGCATGAGCCTGCTGCATCCGAAGCCGAACGAGGGCGCGGCGTATGTCCGTTCAATGGAGAATGGCAAGCTCAAACCCGCCTCAGTGAAGGTGCGTCTGGCGGCAGCCCGAGCACTGTTCGCTGCGTTGCGCTGGACGGGGGCAACCGACGCGGCCCCGTTCACCGACATCCGCGCCGCCGCTGACCGCGTGCCGAAGCACCAGAAACGCAAACCCTACCCTGAAAGCGACCTGCAGGCGCTGTTGGAGAAGGCCGGGCCGCAGGAGCAGGTAATCGTGCTGCTGGGTGCTCACGCAGGCCTGCGCGTCAGCGAGATGACCTCACTGCAGCGCTCAGACGTGCATCTGGACGACCGCAACGGCCCGTGGCTCACCGTGACCGGCAAGGGCGACAAACGCCAGGATGTCCCGCTCAGCCGCTCGACCGCCGCTGCGCTGGAACGCTGGATCCGCATGACGCCCCAGCTGAAAGGACGTGTGTTGTCCTTCACCAACAGCAGCAGCGTCGAGCGCACCCTTCAGGCCGTCTGCATCGCCGCCGGAGTGACGTACAGCCGCCGCCAGGTGCACGGCCTGCGCCACTCCGCTGGAACCCGCGTGTATCAGGAAACCAGCGACCTGCTGGCTGTCCGCGACCACCTGCGCCACCGCGACATTACCAGCAGCGAGGTCTACGTCGATTACGCCCGCGCCGACAAGCCCAGCATCACGAAAGACTGGTGA
- a CDS encoding ImmA/IrrE family metallo-endopeptidase translates to MKPRSPGFTAGRLTQARESAGLTKAELAGLVGVTSAAIGQYEAGERTPGPDILERLSNQVGQPLAFFMRPAPPTRSGVVFYRSFQAAARVARLKAQARMTFLWDAMDYFSSLIELPAVDMPKVGSLPWHPREITDQMIESAALIARQHWNLGDAPAPNIVWLLEGSGAVVMRLDLGSDKLEALSEWRDEDGRPYVILNSLKRNAFRSRADVAHELGHLLLHRHVTQEQLDDKETFKLIEEQAWQFAQNFLLPDTAFMRDVYSLNLDALRTLKPKWKVSIAFMLHRIYSLGVLSSDKYTNYRKYLAQRGWLKTEPFDIETEPEQPLLLKQMVEFMSERKIHSPDQLLTGLAFNPELLEELTQVDQGFFQLGHPRYPMNVKFSPKRRVG, encoded by the coding sequence ATGAAGCCCCGCTCTCCTGGTTTTACGGCTGGCCGCCTGACTCAGGCCCGGGAATCAGCAGGACTCACCAAAGCGGAGCTGGCGGGACTCGTGGGGGTCACGTCAGCTGCCATCGGCCAGTACGAGGCTGGGGAGAGAACCCCTGGGCCCGACATTCTCGAACGACTCAGCAATCAAGTAGGCCAGCCGCTGGCCTTCTTTATGCGGCCTGCACCACCAACGCGCTCAGGTGTCGTGTTCTACCGTTCTTTTCAAGCAGCGGCGCGTGTCGCCCGGCTGAAAGCCCAGGCGCGGATGACCTTCCTCTGGGACGCCATGGACTACTTCAGCAGTCTGATCGAGCTTCCCGCTGTGGATATGCCCAAGGTCGGGTCTCTGCCTTGGCATCCTCGCGAGATCACCGATCAGATGATCGAATCGGCCGCCCTGATCGCCCGGCAGCACTGGAATCTGGGCGACGCGCCAGCGCCGAACATCGTGTGGTTGTTGGAAGGGAGCGGCGCGGTTGTTATGCGCCTCGATCTGGGAAGCGACAAACTCGAAGCGCTTTCCGAATGGCGTGACGAGGATGGCCGTCCCTACGTCATCCTTAACAGCCTGAAACGCAACGCCTTCCGTTCAAGGGCGGATGTTGCCCATGAACTGGGCCACCTGCTATTGCATCGGCATGTAACGCAGGAACAGCTGGACGACAAAGAGACATTCAAGCTGATCGAGGAGCAGGCATGGCAGTTCGCCCAGAACTTCCTGCTGCCGGATACCGCGTTTATGCGTGACGTCTATTCGCTGAACCTCGATGCTCTCCGGACACTCAAGCCTAAGTGGAAGGTCAGCATCGCGTTCATGCTTCATCGCATCTATTCGCTGGGGGTGCTTTCCAGCGACAAGTACACCAACTACCGCAAGTATCTGGCCCAGCGGGGCTGGCTGAAGACTGAACCCTTCGACATCGAGACGGAGCCAGAACAGCCGCTGCTGCTCAAGCAGATGGTGGAATTTATGAGCGAGCGCAAGATTCACTCGCCCGATCAACTCCTGACCGGGTTGGCCTTCAACCCTGAATTGCTGGAAGAGCTCACGCAGGTCGACCAGGGTTTCTTCCAGTTAGGTCACCCGCGATATCCGATGAACGTCAAGTTCTCCCCCAAACGCCGCGTCGGCTAA